The window AGCCGCAATAGACCAGAGCTCCGTCGCATCATGGCTCGCGAGACACCGGTCGGCATGATTGGCCTGGGCCTGATGGGATCGGCACTTTCCGCGCGGCTGATCGACGCCGGCGTCGGGGTGATCGGCTTCGACATCGATGCGGCCAAGACGGACGGGTTGCGGGCAAGCGGCGCCGAGTTCGCGGCCTTCGCCGCCGACGTGGCGGCGCGCTGCCGGACCATCCTCATTGCGGTGTACGACGCGGCCCAGGTCACGGGCTTGCTGCCGGACCTCGCGAACGCCGAGCCGCCGCCGCTCGTCATCTGCACCACCACCTGCGCGCCCGGCGAGATCACGGCGATCGCCGAGTTCGCCGCGCGCTCGCGGCTCTCCTTCATCGAAGCGCCGATCTCGGGCACCAGCGCCGAGGTCCGCGCGGGCACGGCCACCGCGCTGGTCGCCGGTGATCGCGACGTCATCGCAGCCGCCGCGGCGACGCTCGACATCCTCTGCCCGCAGCGGATCCATGTCGGCGCGATCGGCAATGCGAGCCGCACCAAGCTCGCCATCAACCTGATCCTGCAGAACAACCGCGCCGCGCTCGCCGAAGGCATCGCGTTCG of the Bradyrhizobium quebecense genome contains:
- a CDS encoding NAD(P)-dependent oxidoreductase, which gives rise to MARETPVGMIGLGLMGSALSARLIDAGVGVIGFDIDAAKTDGLRASGAEFAAFAADVAARCRTILIAVYDAAQVTGLLPDLANAEPPPLVICTTTCAPGEITAIAEFAARSRLSFIEAPISGTSAEVRAGTATALVAGDRDVIAAAAATLDILCPQRIHVGAIGNASRTKLAINLILQNNRAALAEGIAFAESLGLDGASFLATARQSAAYSAVMDSKGPKMLARDFSPQSHIAQTLKDAELILQEAGRHSLPLPLTSVQAELLRKAIALNGPDSDSAAVIEAIRAERDQDGEHT